The stretch of DNA TTCGATCCCGGCGAGGACACGTTCATCGCACCCCCCGACGAGCTGTCCGAGCGCACCGGCGTCGACGTCAAGGTCGATCCCGGGTCCGACCGCATCCAGCTCCTCCAGCCCTTCCCCGAGTGGGACGGCCAGGACTACGTGGGCCTCCCCGTCGCCGTGAAGGCGCAGGGCAAGTGCACCACCGACCACATCTCGATGGCCGGCCCGTGGCTCAAGTACCGCGGCCACCTCGAGAACATCTCCGGCAACCTCTTCCTCGGCGCCGTCAACGCCTTCACCGGCGAAGCCGGCTCCGGCAAGGACCCGGTCACCGGCGAGGTCAAGCCCTACCCCGAGGTCATGCGCTCGCTGCACGAGGCCGGGCGCCCGTGGGCCGCCATCGGCGACGAGAACTACGGCGAGGGCTCATCTCGCGAGCACGCCGCCATGGAGCCCCGCTTCCGGGGCTGCGTCGCCGTGTTCGCCCGCAGCTTCGCCCGCATCGCCGAGACCAACCTGAAGAAGCAGGGCGTGCTCGCCCTCACCTTCGCCGACCCGGCCGCCTACGACCGCATCGGTGAGGACGACACCCTCAGCGTGCTCGGCCTGGCCGACCTCACCCCCGACGTCCCCGTGCGCTGCCAGATCGCCCACCCCGACGGCTCCACCGAGGACTTCGAGGCCACCCACACGCTGTCGCCCGAGCAGATCGAGTGGTTCGAGGCCGGCTCGGCCCTGAACATCATCCGCAAGCGGGGTGGCGGCTGACCGGGAGGGGCGTGAAGAGAGCTTCGAGGTCTCCGGGCCGCCCGAGGTGGTAGCCCTGCCCGACCATGATGCCCAGCTCACGGAGGGCTCGGAGCTCGTCGGCGGACTCGATGCCCTCGGCGACGACGTCGGCGCCGGCCCGGCGAGCGAACCCGCAGAGGGTCTCGATCAGGTACTGCTTCAGCGGTTCCCGGTGCACATCACGGATCACCGCGGCGTCGAGCTTGAGCTCGTCGGGGCGGCACTCGAGGATGCGGTGGAGTCCTGACCAGCCGGTACCGACATCGTCGATGGAGGTGCGTATGCCGAGCGCGGTGAGCTGCGCGCACACTCGCTGGACGTCGCAGTAGTCCTCGATCACGGCGTGCTCGGTGACCTCCACGGTCAGACGGCCGGCAGGGACGGTCGAGACCTCCTGCAGGAAGCGCGGATGCACCAGCGTCGTGGGGGAGACGTTGACGTTGAGCCGGACGGGTTCGGGGATCTCGCTGAGACGATCGAGGGCCCGGCGGACGGCCAGCACCTCGGCCTCGACACCCAGGCCCTGGTCCGCCGCCTCCCGGAAGAACCACTCCGGTCCGCCCGGGTGGAGCGGGAACCGGGCCAGTGCCTCCACCGCCAGCACCCGTCCGTCGTGCAGGTGCCGCAGCGGTTGGTACGCCATCTCCAGGGCGAGTCCATTGCGGACCACATCGAGCACCACCTTGCGGCGGTGGCGCGCCAGTCGCTCCGTCTGCTCGATCTCCTCCAGCTGCTCGGCCGCGAGGTCGGCCAGGGCCTGCACCGCTTCGAGCTCGCCATCGCGCAGGGCCTGGCCCTGATGACGAGAGCACCAGAGCATGCCGTGGGTCCGATCGTCGAAGCGCAGCGGCACGTGCACATCGGCGGACCGATCGCGGCCCGCACCGATCACGAAGGTCACCTCCATCCCGAAATGGGTCTGCACCACGCGCACCAAGCGGTGGACGACCGCTGCCCGCTCCTCCTGTGCAACATCGATCATGCGAGGCCCCCCTATGACCACGATCCGTGGCCGTTCCACCGCGGCCTACACAATATTGAAGCCAGATTCCGCCCGATGTGTCACCAGTTGTCACTCGATGCGACGAAATCGGTCACTCAGCGTCGTGACGAGTGCCGGATGCGGCCCTTTCCGTCACGCTTGGCCCGGTACGAGGCGGTCGTCTTGCGCCCCGAGATGTCCTCGACGTAGGACACGAAGTGGGTGATGGCGCCGGCGGCGTCGCGCACCGACTGGAGCGGTAGTTCAGGCATCGCTCGGCGCCACCAGCGCCCCGTCGAAGACGAGGCTCATCGTCTCGTCGACGACCCGTTCGTCGGACTCGTCGGCGAACAGCAGCGCCCGCATCGTGCAGAGCTGCACGAGGGAGCGCGCCAGGCGCTCGGTCTCCATCCGCCGGCGCAACTGTCCCGCGGTGCGCAGCGCCCGGATGTGGGGCAGGATCAGCCCTGGCAGCGGCATCATGGTGCGAGCGGCACGTGGTCCCTCGCCGTCGCCCGGAAGGGCAGCCTCGGCGACCACCTGGGTGACGAGGGCCTCCGTGGCACCACGGTTCTGCCGGGCCAGCTGGACGTAGCGGAGCAGCACCTGTTCGATGCGCCGGATCGGCCCCTCGTCCTCGGTGATCGGGACGGCTGCGATGGCCTCGAGCTCGGACATGTGACGGGCCCAGCCGGCGGCGGCCACGGCGGTGACCGTGCCGAAGTGGTGGAGGACGGCCTCTGGGCTGACGCCGGCGGCCGCGGCGACCTCGGAGACGCGCACGTCGCCTGGCGTCCGGTCGATGAAGAGGTGAGCGGCGGAATCGGCGATGTGGCGCCACGTCTCCGCCGGGGCAGCGTCGGCGCGTGCCTCGAGGCGGTGCACCAGGAACCGGGACTCGAGGTCGGCCAGCTCCGGAGCCGGCGACGCGTCGGACCGATCGACCCGGGGGCGGGTGACGCCGAGCAGGATCGCGGCGACGGTGTCGGCGTAGAGGTCGTCGCGCACCGCTCCGGCATCGACGCCGTGGCGCATCTGGAGGCCCTCGGCGACCGCGGTCATGATCACGGTGAGGTCAGGATTGGTGAAGGGCGGCAGCATCTCGCGACCGATCAGGCGCAGGCCTTCCGCGTACGAGGCCTCCACGGTGTCGGTGAGGGACCGGTAGGCCTCACCCAGCACGTCCCCGGCGGTACGGGCCGTGTCCTCGCACAGCGGCTGGGACCGCACCGCCCACAGCAAGCACTGCAGGGCGGGCAGGTCACCGTCGGCGACCAGGCCGGCCCACTCCGCGCGAGCGGCGGGGCGGATCCCCTCGAGCCCCCGAACCTCGTTGGCTGTCGTCGCGGCGCCGGACAGGCGCTCGACCCGCTCGGCCCAGTGGGCGGCGAACGTGTCGGCCACTGCGTGAGCGAAGTGGGCCCGGTTGCGGAAGTGGTGGAAGAACGACCCGGTCGTCACCCCGACCTCGTCGGCGATGGCCCGTGTCTCCACGCCGGCGAGCAGCTCCTGGAACTGTTGCCGCGCCAGCAGGGAGATCCCCGCCTCGACCAGCTCCGCCCGCCTGTCCACCGTCACGGCGGGGAACGTACTCCCAGGTCAGGCCCGGTTTCGGGACCGGACGGCCGATTCCGCCCATTGCCGCTGCTACGGATCGGCATCACCGCAGCAATGTCTTGTCACGGCGCATGTCAGTGCACGATGGTTCACTGACCTCGTAGCGGGAACCTGAGCGGGCCGCAGTGCGGCTTGCCTGTCCCTGAGCGCGAGGTGTTCCGGCGCACTCCGGAGCGCCTCGCCTCGGGAACACGTGTGCGTCTCAGCGTCCGGCGCCGCCGGTGAGCGCGCCCTCGAGGACCAGGCCGAAGGTGTCGTCGATGATGCGCTCCACCGGGTCGTGCGGGGTGGCCAGCGTCCGCATGGCCACGATCTGCAGGGCCGTGCGGGCCAGGCCGTGACTGCCGACCCGCCGCCGCAACCACCCTCGGGTCCGCAGTTCTCGGATGTGGGGGATGAGCAGCTCGGCCAGCGGCACGGTGGTCAGCAGCCGGGCCGCGACCTCGTCCTCACCCTCCCGGCGGGCGTCGTGCAGCACCTCGGCCATCAGGCCCTCCAGTGCGCCTCGATGCTCG from Acidimicrobiales bacterium encodes:
- a CDS encoding TetR/AcrR family transcriptional regulator — protein: MTVDRRAELVEAGISLLARQQFQELLAGVETRAIADEVGVTTGSFFHHFRNRAHFAHAVADTFAAHWAERVERLSGAATTANEVRGLEGIRPAARAEWAGLVADGDLPALQCLLWAVRSQPLCEDTARTAGDVLGEAYRSLTDTVEASYAEGLRLIGREMLPPFTNPDLTVIMTAVAEGLQMRHGVDAGAVRDDLYADTVAAILLGVTRPRVDRSDASPAPELADLESRFLVHRLEARADAAPAETWRHIADSAAHLFIDRTPGDVRVSEVAAAAGVSPEAVLHHFGTVTAVAAAGWARHMSELEAIAAVPITEDEGPIRRIEQVLLRYVQLARQNRGATEALVTQVVAEAALPGDGEGPRAARTMMPLPGLILPHIRALRTAGQLRRRMETERLARSLVQLCTMRALLFADESDERVVDETMSLVFDGALVAPSDA
- a CDS encoding EAL domain-containing protein; this encodes MIDVAQEERAAVVHRLVRVVQTHFGMEVTFVIGAGRDRSADVHVPLRFDDRTHGMLWCSRHQGQALRDGELEAVQALADLAAEQLEEIEQTERLARHRRKVVLDVVRNGLALEMAYQPLRHLHDGRVLAVEALARFPLHPGGPEWFFREAADQGLGVEAEVLAVRRALDRLSEIPEPVRLNVNVSPTTLVHPRFLQEVSTVPAGRLTVEVTEHAVIEDYCDVQRVCAQLTALGIRTSIDDVGTGWSGLHRILECRPDELKLDAAVIRDVHREPLKQYLIETLCGFARRAGADVVAEGIESADELRALRELGIMVGQGYHLGRPGDLEALFTPLPVSRHPACG